A single genomic interval of Cellvibrio sp. PSBB023 harbors:
- a CDS encoding protein-disulfide reductase DsbD: MHKTRHLFSGFSGYAKAVALLIVSLIAFATPGYAADPFAKNTSLNSTTSLLGAQDEFLPVAEAFKPDFQITREQLTLHWAIADKYYLYQERFKFKADQPVSLSPAYSMGKMKYDELFERETMVHYHEVTATFDISQIQHAFTLKAEYQGCADAGLCYPPQKITLLVDPAMLSVTEQSVTASTASTTPATINAPPSTTNTGWLFAMLLALLGGMILNLMPCVFPVLSIKVMSLAAADRSRLAVHGWVYTLGIVVCFVGFAIALILARKGGEAVGWGFQLQSPGLIAALTYLFFVMGLSMSGLIHFGGSLMGAGQQLTQKSGLSGSFFTGVLAAVVASPCTAPFMGAALGLALTQPALVCIAIFAALGFGMALPLLLLCYLPTLANRLPKPGAWMDNLKQVLAFPLYLSAIWLLWVYGRQTGVNGMASLCIGAVLITFGCWLQGRHAAGLWLWLRRLAIAASWIAALALIFQTPALNNQAQQQGRWQAYSPELLADLRSQGRPVFVNLTADWCLTCLANERIALDTPAVEAVFDALNVATIKGDWTNTDPKITELLQEYGRSGVPLYLWFPANHTGKGQILPQLLTKDLVIRTLKGENNL; the protein is encoded by the coding sequence ATGCATAAGACTCGTCACTTATTTTCAGGATTCTCAGGCTACGCCAAGGCCGTGGCATTACTGATCGTCAGCCTCATCGCCTTCGCGACACCGGGCTATGCCGCCGACCCTTTTGCCAAAAACACCAGCCTCAATAGCACTACCAGCCTGCTGGGTGCCCAGGATGAATTCTTGCCGGTTGCTGAGGCATTTAAACCCGACTTCCAGATAACGCGCGAGCAGCTCACATTACACTGGGCCATCGCCGACAAATACTACCTGTACCAAGAGCGCTTCAAATTTAAAGCCGACCAACCTGTTTCGCTAAGCCCTGCTTACAGCATGGGCAAAATGAAGTACGACGAGCTGTTTGAACGCGAAACCATGGTGCACTACCACGAAGTGACGGCAACATTTGATATCAGCCAGATCCAACACGCTTTTACCTTGAAAGCAGAATACCAGGGCTGCGCTGATGCAGGTCTGTGCTATCCACCACAAAAAATCACCCTGCTTGTCGATCCGGCAATGCTCAGCGTGACCGAACAATCTGTTACCGCATCCACCGCCTCAACTACGCCCGCCACCATAAACGCACCGCCGTCCACGACTAATACTGGCTGGTTATTTGCGATGCTTCTCGCCCTGCTAGGTGGAATGATCCTGAACCTGATGCCCTGCGTGTTTCCGGTGTTATCGATCAAAGTGATGAGCCTCGCCGCTGCTGACCGCAGCAGACTGGCAGTGCACGGCTGGGTTTACACCCTGGGTATTGTGGTGTGCTTTGTCGGTTTTGCCATCGCCCTGATTTTGGCGCGCAAAGGGGGCGAAGCTGTGGGCTGGGGCTTCCAACTGCAGTCACCGGGGCTAATAGCCGCACTCACCTATTTATTCTTTGTGATGGGATTGAGCATGTCCGGCCTGATTCACTTTGGCGGCAGCTTGATGGGAGCAGGCCAACAACTGACGCAGAAATCCGGCTTGAGTGGCTCCTTTTTTACCGGCGTGCTGGCAGCCGTTGTTGCCAGCCCCTGTACAGCCCCCTTCATGGGCGCCGCCCTCGGGCTTGCCCTGACACAACCAGCACTGGTTTGCATCGCCATTTTTGCTGCACTGGGTTTTGGTATGGCGCTGCCACTATTACTGCTGTGTTACCTGCCGACACTGGCCAATCGCCTGCCCAAACCCGGCGCCTGGATGGACAATTTAAAACAAGTGCTCGCCTTCCCTCTTTACCTGAGCGCAATTTGGTTGCTCTGGGTTTACGGACGCCAAACTGGCGTTAATGGTATGGCCAGCCTGTGTATTGGTGCAGTCCTGATTACCTTTGGTTGTTGGCTACAAGGACGCCATGCCGCAGGCCTCTGGCTTTGGTTGCGCCGCTTGGCTATCGCCGCCAGTTGGATTGCTGCACTGGCACTTATTTTCCAAACACCAGCGCTCAATAATCAGGCGCAACAACAAGGACGCTGGCAAGCCTATAGCCCCGAGTTATTAGCTGATTTACGCAGCCAGGGCCGCCCGGTATTTGTAAACCTCACCGCCGATTGGTGCCTGACATGCCTTGCCAACGAACGTATTGCATTAGACACACCCGCCGTAGAAGCCGTATTCGACGCACTTAATGTGGCAACAATAAAAGGCGATTGGACCAATACGGACCCGAAAATCACCGAATTACTGCAAGAATATGGCCGCAGCGGAGTGCCTTTATACCTTTGGTTTCCCGCTAATCACACAGGCAAGGGTCAAATATTGCCGCAACTACTCACCAAGGATTTGGTAATCCGCACACTGAAAGGCGAAAATAACCTATAA
- a CDS encoding IS110 family transposase, producing MNTTTAAHIDRSERNVGIDIGKSTLDVCIFELDVYLQYPNATEGIRELIKKLSRYKLTRILVEATGGYERGLVEACAERELPVIIVQPTQVRQFGKAQGVFVKTDKIDSRLIAQFGAILKPEPRPLNSKKVRYIRDLLSRKRQLNEIRTQELNRQHKAPSILTATHKRLLKVLDKEIESINKLLAEVVSEVTEWQRTYEILSSVPGVGDGVTFTLLGELPELGQLSPRKIAALCGLAPYNRDSGIMKGRRRIKGGRAPIRTVLYMAMLSAIQCNPIMKKFYKKLVQQGKHKKVALTACMRKMVTILNAMVRDNCEWQAK from the coding sequence ATGAATACAACTACCGCCGCACACATTGATCGTAGTGAAAGAAATGTAGGGATCGACATTGGAAAAAGCACACTGGATGTCTGCATTTTCGAGCTCGATGTTTATTTGCAGTACCCCAATGCCACGGAAGGGATTCGTGAATTAATCAAAAAGCTATCGCGCTACAAGCTCACGCGCATTCTGGTTGAGGCAACCGGTGGCTACGAAAGAGGTTTGGTGGAAGCCTGCGCCGAAAGGGAATTACCGGTGATTATTGTCCAGCCGACCCAGGTTCGTCAGTTTGGTAAAGCACAAGGTGTTTTTGTCAAAACCGATAAAATTGACTCGCGGCTCATTGCACAGTTTGGTGCTATTTTGAAGCCGGAGCCAAGGCCGCTTAACAGCAAAAAAGTCCGTTATATCAGGGATTTACTCTCACGCAAGCGCCAGCTAAATGAGATACGGACGCAAGAATTAAACCGTCAGCACAAAGCGCCTTCGATTCTTACAGCAACCCATAAACGTTTGCTTAAGGTGCTGGACAAAGAAATTGAAAGCATCAACAAGCTGCTCGCCGAAGTGGTTAGTGAAGTCACGGAATGGCAGCGCACGTATGAAATTCTGAGCTCGGTACCGGGCGTCGGTGATGGCGTTACCTTTACGCTGTTGGGAGAGTTACCTGAACTGGGTCAACTATCGCCACGCAAAATAGCAGCGCTTTGTGGGCTTGCGCCATACAATCGTGACAGTGGCATCATGAAAGGCCGACGCCGAATCAAAGGCGGTCGTGCACCGATCCGCACGGTGTTATACATGGCGATGCTGAGTGCGATTCAGTGCAATCCGATTATGAAGAAATTCTACAAAAAGCTCGTCCAGCAGGGTAAGCACAAGAAGGTTGCGCTTACGGCCTGCATGCGAAAAATGGTGACGATTTTAAATGCCATGGTGCGAGATAATTGCGAGTGGCAGGCTAAGTAA
- a CDS encoding IS3 family transposase translates to MREHLDAFPVSLMCRVLSVSRSGYYRWVDREKSPRQQRECRERQIIDTYATYKARYGAPRIAKELHAIGQPCSVNFVANILKLQGLKAHNGKAFNYGSHALTMHNVAENLLWRRFGANKPNEKWTTDITYIWVEKQWLYLAAVMDLYSRSIVGWSLDTSMTEALITDALRMAFERRDIKPGLIIHYDRGIQYRAQKYIDFMRRHDAVPSMSRKGNCWDNAPMESFFSRLKVELIYTQQFHSIEDARSSIFEYIEIFYNRLRRHSSIGYVAPAEFEQMTALAA, encoded by the coding sequence ATTCGTGAGCATCTGGACGCATTTCCGGTGTCGCTAATGTGTCGGGTGCTATCTGTCTCTCGCAGTGGTTATTATCGTTGGGTTGATAGGGAAAAGAGTCCGCGGCAACAACGGGAATGCCGTGAGCGTCAGATAATTGATACCTATGCCACTTACAAGGCACGCTATGGTGCGCCGCGAATCGCCAAAGAATTGCATGCAATAGGCCAGCCTTGCTCTGTTAACTTTGTGGCCAATATACTGAAATTACAAGGTTTAAAAGCCCACAACGGCAAAGCCTTTAATTATGGCAGCCACGCGTTGACGATGCATAATGTGGCTGAGAACCTGCTCTGGCGTCGATTTGGGGCGAACAAACCTAATGAAAAATGGACAACGGATATTACGTATATCTGGGTTGAAAAACAGTGGCTCTATCTAGCGGCGGTTATGGATTTATACTCGCGCAGTATTGTTGGTTGGTCGCTGGATACCAGCATGACGGAAGCGCTCATTACGGACGCCTTGCGCATGGCGTTTGAACGCCGCGATATTAAACCTGGGCTCATCATCCATTATGACCGAGGCATCCAGTATCGTGCTCAAAAATATATTGATTTTATGCGGCGTCATGATGCTGTTCCGAGCATGAGTCGCAAAGGGAACTGTTGGGATAATGCACCAATGGAATCGTTCTTCAGCCGTTTGAAGGTCGAATTAATTTATACTCAGCAATTCCACTCGATTGAGGATGCAAGATCGAGTATCTTTGAATACATAGAAATTTTTTATAACCGCTTACGCAGGCATTCCAGCATTGGTTATGTTGCGCCAGCAGAGTTTGAACAAATGACAGCCTTGGCTGCATAG
- a CDS encoding transposase, which produces MARKKTQAYTEEFRREAVKRAEKEGNTTASVARDLGISAQQIYNWRRQFTRLSEKQFNTVAGVDYSKNESDEVRQLKRRNAELEKELAFLKKAAAYFANQHE; this is translated from the coding sequence ATGGCACGCAAGAAAACACAAGCTTACACCGAAGAGTTTCGCCGTGAGGCCGTTAAACGTGCGGAGAAGGAAGGTAACACGACTGCATCCGTTGCCCGTGATCTCGGCATTAGCGCCCAACAAATCTATAACTGGCGACGTCAGTTTACCCGCCTTTCTGAAAAACAATTTAATACGGTTGCGGGCGTTGATTATTCAAAAAATGAAAGCGACGAGGTGCGCCAGCTAAAGCGGAGAAATGCAGAGCTGGAAAAGGAGCTGGCCTTTTTAAAAAAGGCAGCTGCGTACTTTGCGAACCAGCACGAGTAA
- a CDS encoding DUF1493 family protein gives MEITKEVYEIIARYASEEPEALSNELYVEQDLNLVGDDVAELLEEMQKKFDIDFSGFNFSLHFSPEVGWPENPEFGYYPVTIGHLVQVAALKVWFLPERNESNFHKEKKRTFISKSAIVAFIVIIGLAVLLFQ, from the coding sequence ATGGAAATCACTAAAGAAGTTTACGAAATCATAGCTCGTTACGCTTCAGAAGAGCCTGAAGCTCTTTCAAATGAGCTATACGTTGAGCAGGATTTGAATCTGGTTGGTGATGACGTGGCTGAACTTCTTGAAGAAATGCAGAAAAAATTTGATATAGACTTCTCTGGTTTCAATTTTTCGTTACATTTCTCGCCTGAAGTTGGGTGGCCTGAAAATCCGGAGTTTGGTTATTATCCCGTAACAATTGGCCATTTGGTTCAAGTGGCTGCTTTGAAAGTTTGGTTTTTACCAGAAAGGAATGAAAGCAACTTTCATAAAGAGAAAAAACGTACCTTTATTTCAAAGAGTGCAATAGTGGCATTTATCGTAATTATTGGTTTGGCAGTATTGCTATTTCAGTAA
- a CDS encoding integron integrase → MMVDDIPFPLPTQPVRLVDRFRFFMRSLNMSYRTEQAYVHWLLRYIRFHDRRHPDSMGVVELEAFLSHLAVDLNSAINTQRTALNALMFFYNKFLNKNIEGLAPVRATKHRRVPVVFSHDEAVRIIQRLEQPYKLAVQLMYGAGLRLNECLALRVKDVDFSGNQLIVRAGKGGKDRRTVLPQALIGDLRQQIIIVQKLHELDTVEGFGEVYMPNRLSEKYPEQARSLTWQFLFPSANRSVDPRSDVIRRHHLYDGTLQRKVKDALREAKIFKHASCHTFRHSFATQLLVAGYDIRTVQELLGHSDVKTTEIYTHVLNKGGLGVRSPLDAF, encoded by the coding sequence ATCATGGTTGACGATATTCCTTTTCCGTTACCTACTCAGCCAGTGCGATTGGTTGATCGGTTTCGATTCTTTATGCGCTCATTAAATATGAGCTATAGAACTGAGCAGGCTTATGTGCATTGGTTGTTGCGGTATATTCGTTTTCATGATCGTAGACATCCTGACTCAATGGGAGTTGTAGAACTGGAAGCATTTTTGTCTCATTTGGCGGTTGATTTGAATTCAGCGATTAATACGCAGCGAACCGCATTGAATGCGTTGATGTTTTTTTATAATAAATTTTTGAACAAAAATATTGAAGGGCTTGCGCCGGTGCGAGCTACGAAGCATCGGCGCGTTCCTGTGGTGTTTTCTCACGATGAGGCTGTAAGAATTATCCAGCGATTGGAGCAGCCATATAAATTGGCCGTTCAGCTAATGTATGGGGCCGGTTTACGGTTGAATGAGTGTTTGGCATTAAGGGTAAAAGATGTCGATTTTTCTGGCAATCAATTGATTGTTCGGGCAGGTAAGGGGGGTAAAGATCGTAGAACGGTTTTGCCTCAAGCTCTGATTGGCGATCTACGACAACAAATAATTATTGTTCAGAAATTACATGAACTGGATACAGTTGAGGGGTTTGGTGAAGTTTATATGCCGAATCGGTTGTCTGAAAAATACCCTGAACAGGCAAGATCGTTAACTTGGCAATTTTTGTTTCCGTCCGCCAATCGTTCTGTCGACCCTAGATCAGACGTGATCCGTCGCCATCATCTGTATGATGGGACCTTGCAGCGTAAGGTGAAAGACGCATTGCGTGAGGCAAAAATTTTTAAGCATGCTTCTTGTCATACTTTTCGTCATAGCTTTGCAACTCAGCTATTGGTGGCAGGTTATGACATTCGTACAGTGCAGGAGTTGTTAGGGCATAGTGATGTGAAGACGACTGAAATCTACACGCATGTGCTGAATAAGGGAGGATTGGGTGTCCGTAGCCCTTTGGATGCGTTTTAG
- the waaA gene encoding lipid IV(A) 3-deoxy-D-manno-octulosonic acid transferase, whose protein sequence is MRYIYSLLLYCLLPFILLRLLWRALAAPAYAKRWAERFGFVPTLSTHKKVVWLHTVSVGEFLAALPLIRRLQADDRVQLVITTTTPTGSERVRATLGDSVFHVYAPYDLPNVLVRFLKRVKPSLYLVMETELWPNTLAACARRNIPAMLINGRLSEKSARGYARFGALTKPMLQHLSCAAIQNFTDAARFAALGLSDDKVIVTGNIKFDLSLTDDLRTKAATLKSLLSNNGQRLVLIAASTHQGEDEIILDAFAQVRASSSGESRSAVLVLVPRHPERFERVGQLCVNRGFSVARRSEHSWDNTNDILLGNTMGELMLMFGASDIAFVGGSLVPNGGHNFIEPAAWELPLLSGEHVFNFAEVARLMTDAGALVQVGSATQLAQAFLQLIDDEAERKRRGVAALTVALDNRGALDKTCALIQHYLK, encoded by the coding sequence ATGCGGTACATCTATAGCTTACTTCTCTACTGTTTATTGCCTTTCATACTGCTGCGTTTACTCTGGCGCGCCCTGGCAGCGCCCGCTTATGCCAAACGCTGGGCAGAGCGCTTTGGCTTTGTTCCTACTTTATCTACCCATAAAAAAGTCGTGTGGTTGCATACTGTCTCGGTGGGTGAGTTTCTGGCTGCTCTGCCGCTGATTCGCCGTTTACAGGCTGATGATCGCGTGCAGTTGGTGATTACTACCACAACCCCAACTGGGTCCGAGCGCGTGCGTGCAACGCTCGGGGATTCTGTTTTTCATGTATATGCACCTTATGATTTACCGAATGTGCTGGTGCGTTTTTTAAAGCGTGTGAAACCTTCGCTGTATTTGGTCATGGAAACTGAGTTGTGGCCAAATACCTTGGCTGCCTGCGCTAGGCGCAATATCCCGGCCATGTTGATCAATGGACGTTTGTCTGAAAAATCTGCGCGTGGCTATGCGCGTTTTGGTGCTTTGACCAAACCTATGTTGCAACATTTATCGTGCGCAGCGATTCAAAATTTCACTGATGCTGCCCGTTTTGCTGCGCTGGGTTTATCTGACGATAAAGTGATAGTGACAGGTAATATCAAATTCGATTTGAGTTTAACCGATGATCTTCGTACGAAAGCGGCGACATTGAAAAGTCTGTTATCAAATAATGGACAACGTTTGGTGTTGATTGCAGCGAGCACCCATCAAGGTGAAGATGAAATTATTCTGGATGCCTTTGCGCAGGTTCGCGCAAGTTCCTCTGGTGAGTCCCGTAGCGCAGTGCTGGTCTTGGTTCCTCGTCATCCCGAACGCTTTGAGCGGGTAGGGCAGTTGTGCGTAAATCGCGGTTTTAGTGTGGCACGGCGCAGTGAGCATAGTTGGGATAACACTAATGATATTTTGCTCGGCAATACTATGGGTGAATTGATGCTGATGTTTGGCGCCAGTGATATAGCCTTTGTCGGTGGCAGTTTGGTGCCTAATGGCGGCCATAATTTTATTGAGCCAGCCGCTTGGGAATTGCCGCTGTTGAGCGGAGAGCATGTATTTAATTTTGCCGAGGTGGCGCGGCTGATGACGGACGCGGGGGCTTTGGTACAAGTAGGTTCGGCTACGCAATTGGCGCAGGCATTTTTGCAGTTGATTGATGATGAGGCTGAGCGCAAACGGCGTGGTGTGGCTGCCTTGACTGTGGCACTGGATAATCGCGGCGCGCTGGATAAAACCTGCGCACTTATTCAACATTATTTGAAGTAG
- a CDS encoding TolC family outer membrane protein, whose product MKKTKLYLLVSLFSLTPFAASANSLLDVYELALQNDAQLKADKAKYEAGLENRSIARSNLLPQISANAQISNSDIETTDNLTNTSLKTDTDSKSWEISLSQPLFNMSYWYNYKQGAKLSEQAEAQYGADQQSLIVRTAEAYFNVLRAVETLEATIAEEKALAKQLEQTKQRFEVGLTAITEVHEAQAAFDSARASTLVARGNLSINYEALEVLTGKPEDQVAPLSPKFPVVAPVPANRADWVEFSLKNNYNLKASKLQADASLQNARANKSGHLPTLGANLGYSDSDSDSDNGAQNGGPSDISRDGTTVSLRLDVPIYSGGATSGRTRQAYAQYTQAQELYNSTQRNVIQNTRALHLSVETDVANVQARKQAIVSNQSALEATQSGYEVGTRNLVEVLLAQRNLYQARRNYSDALYTYVINTIKLREVAGMLTPADVQEIDKWLLDDALVSRSQYEK is encoded by the coding sequence ATGAAAAAGACCAAGCTCTACCTGCTCGTCAGCCTTTTCTCACTCACTCCTTTTGCAGCCAGTGCCAACAGCTTGTTGGATGTATATGAGCTTGCCCTGCAAAATGACGCTCAATTAAAGGCGGACAAAGCAAAATACGAAGCAGGCCTTGAGAACAGAAGCATTGCTCGCTCCAACCTGTTACCGCAAATCAGCGCCAATGCGCAGATTTCCAATTCAGATATTGAAACAACAGACAATCTGACCAATACCAGCCTCAAAACCGATACCGATAGCAAAAGTTGGGAAATTTCCCTGAGCCAGCCGCTGTTCAATATGTCCTATTGGTACAACTACAAACAGGGCGCAAAACTCAGCGAGCAGGCAGAAGCCCAATATGGTGCAGACCAACAAAGCCTTATTGTGCGTACCGCAGAGGCTTACTTTAATGTGCTGCGCGCCGTGGAAACACTGGAAGCAACCATCGCTGAAGAAAAAGCTCTGGCCAAACAGCTGGAACAAACCAAGCAACGCTTTGAAGTGGGTCTGACGGCTATTACCGAAGTGCATGAAGCTCAGGCGGCATTTGATAGTGCTCGCGCCTCGACGCTGGTTGCACGTGGAAACCTGAGCATCAACTATGAAGCATTGGAAGTGTTGACAGGTAAACCTGAAGACCAGGTTGCCCCCCTCTCCCCCAAATTTCCCGTCGTAGCTCCCGTACCAGCCAACCGCGCGGACTGGGTAGAGTTCTCACTGAAAAACAACTACAACCTGAAAGCCTCAAAACTGCAGGCTGATGCTTCGCTGCAAAATGCCAGAGCAAATAAGTCTGGTCACTTGCCTACACTGGGCGCCAACCTGGGTTATTCCGATAGCGATAGCGATAGCGACAACGGCGCTCAAAACGGTGGCCCAAGCGACATCAGCAGAGATGGCACCACCGTCTCATTGCGCCTTGATGTACCTATTTACAGCGGTGGCGCAACCTCTGGCCGCACCCGCCAAGCTTATGCGCAATACACCCAGGCACAGGAACTCTACAACAGCACCCAGCGCAATGTGATCCAAAACACCCGCGCCCTGCATTTGTCTGTGGAAACCGATGTAGCCAACGTGCAAGCGCGCAAACAAGCAATTGTCTCCAACCAATCTGCATTGGAAGCAACACAATCCGGCTATGAAGTAGGCACCCGTAATTTGGTAGAAGTATTGCTCGCACAGCGCAATCTCTATCAAGCGCGCCGCAATTATTCAGATGCGCTTTATACCTATGTCATCAACACCATCAAGCTGCGTGAAGTTGCCGGTATGCTGACACCTGCCGACGTTCAGGAAATTGATAAGTGGTTGTTGGATGACGCACTGGTCAGCCGCAGCCAGTACGAAAAATAA
- the nhaD gene encoding sodium:proton antiporter NhaD yields MTMSLEIVLVIFAVLALLGVVFEEVIHINKAKTTLFFGSLSWLVMFMFAGGHSQQEVMLEKLNHNLLEIATLWLFLMATMTFVAYLNAKGIVQSVVQRLCPAQMSTRSLMILVALFAMMLSMICDNVTATLVTLGLVHAFNVDQRTRIKLAVLVVFAVNSGGVALITGDVTTLMIFLSGHVTMPQLLLLWIPAIAGVLVLACLMFPGVTGQVVTEKDPRVFTGMDWAIVGTFFSTILCTMLFNFFFGVPPVLTFLVGLSIMFFIGHFMDMDPEEIRILEYVRQIEYETLLFFLGILLLVGMLKEIGTLDLLTNFYTQLAPQYANYLMGMFSALIDNVPLTAALLKSEPVLQTPEWLALTYGVGVGGSMLAIGSAAGIIAMSKVKGLTFGAFLRYTPFVFIAYSCGYVVALTLANLVFG; encoded by the coding sequence ATGACTATGTCTCTGGAAATTGTACTGGTGATCTTCGCCGTACTCGCCCTGCTCGGGGTGGTGTTCGAAGAGGTGATCCATATCAACAAGGCGAAAACCACGCTATTTTTTGGCAGCCTCTCCTGGCTGGTGATGTTTATGTTTGCCGGCGGTCACAGCCAGCAAGAAGTGATGTTGGAAAAGCTCAATCACAATCTGTTGGAAATTGCCACGCTTTGGTTGTTCCTGATGGCGACTATGACTTTCGTTGCCTACCTCAATGCCAAGGGAATTGTGCAGTCAGTAGTGCAGCGCTTGTGCCCGGCACAGATGAGCACGCGTAGCTTGATGATACTGGTGGCACTGTTTGCGATGATGTTGTCCATGATCTGTGACAATGTTACCGCTACCTTGGTAACACTGGGTCTGGTGCATGCATTTAATGTGGATCAACGTACCCGCATCAAATTGGCAGTATTGGTGGTATTTGCGGTGAACTCAGGCGGTGTTGCCCTGATTACAGGCGATGTGACAACGCTGATGATTTTCCTCTCCGGTCACGTCACTATGCCGCAGCTTTTATTACTGTGGATTCCTGCAATTGCAGGTGTTCTGGTCTTGGCTTGTTTAATGTTCCCCGGTGTTACCGGTCAAGTTGTCACTGAGAAAGATCCCCGCGTGTTTACCGGTATGGACTGGGCGATTGTAGGGACATTTTTCAGCACAATCCTGTGCACCATGCTCTTTAATTTCTTCTTTGGCGTTCCACCGGTTCTGACCTTCCTGGTTGGTTTATCGATTATGTTTTTTATTGGTCACTTTATGGATATGGACCCGGAAGAGATACGCATTCTTGAGTATGTGCGCCAGATTGAATACGAAACCCTGCTGTTCTTCCTCGGTATTCTGTTGCTGGTGGGGATGCTCAAAGAGATTGGTACATTGGATTTGCTGACCAACTTCTATACCCAGTTGGCACCGCAATACGCTAACTATTTAATGGGTATGTTCTCGGCGCTGATTGATAACGTCCCGCTGACAGCGGCGCTGTTAAAGTCCGAGCCGGTACTGCAAACGCCCGAATGGTTGGCCTTAACCTACGGTGTCGGTGTGGGCGGTTCCATGTTGGCGATTGGTTCGGCTGCGGGAATTATCGCCATGAGTAAAGTAAAAGGCTTAACCTTTGGTGCCTTCTTGCGTTACACCCCATTTGTGTTTATTGCTTATAGTTGTGGTTATGTCGTCGCATTGACCTTGGCGAACCTTGTGTTCGGATAA
- a CDS encoding sodium:proton antiporter, which yields MSSLEIAKLDLMYVGIIIFTGLLGGVIAKKIKVPDIVLFLLIGIGLGPTIGGILHVAADSTMNQLILTIGACYLLFEGGATLRFAVLKEIWITLAVIATVGVLITGAIMTYAGVWLGIPIGVALVLAALTASTDPATLVPIFKQVPIKDRVSQTVMSESALNDAMGAIATFAVVAYVMGTGEGFSLTHSMGELTYEAGMGLVLGAIVGYSAALLMAHGSMGIFREVTPFVIILAVITVYLLADEIGASGFMAVFTLGVMIGNKESFGLPLDEHEHEYLEDYVGNTALLMRMFIFILLGSQVNFHLLKEYLGVGLMLLFVFIFIARPVTVFLCAGPDRRAKWSWKELVFMSWTRETGVIPAALVGILAGMKVPGIDVVGAITFIFILGTILIQAPTTALLAGKLGLLKSQEKSE from the coding sequence ATGTCGTCATTAGAGATTGCCAAACTCGACCTCATGTATGTGGGGATCATCATTTTTACCGGTCTGTTGGGGGGCGTGATCGCCAAAAAAATCAAAGTGCCGGACATAGTGCTGTTTCTATTAATTGGTATCGGCCTTGGGCCAACCATTGGTGGAATCCTGCATGTAGCTGCTGACTCAACCATGAATCAGTTAATTCTGACCATCGGTGCCTGTTACTTGTTGTTTGAAGGTGGAGCGACACTGCGCTTTGCGGTGTTAAAGGAAATCTGGATTACATTGGCTGTTATTGCCACAGTCGGGGTATTGATCACTGGTGCCATCATGACCTATGCCGGCGTCTGGCTGGGGATTCCTATTGGTGTTGCGCTTGTGCTGGCGGCACTCACCGCTTCAACAGACCCGGCGACACTGGTTCCAATTTTCAAACAAGTGCCCATCAAAGACCGTGTATCGCAAACGGTGATGAGTGAGTCGGCCCTTAATGATGCCATGGGGGCCATCGCGACCTTTGCGGTAGTGGCTTATGTGATGGGAACCGGCGAGGGTTTCAGCCTGACGCATTCTATGGGGGAATTGACCTATGAAGCGGGTATGGGGTTGGTGCTGGGCGCGATTGTTGGTTACAGCGCTGCGCTGCTGATGGCTCATGGCAGCATGGGTATTTTCCGTGAGGTAACGCCTTTTGTGATTATCCTGGCGGTGATTACCGTATACCTGTTGGCCGACGAAATAGGTGCATCAGGGTTTATGGCGGTATTTACGCTGGGTGTGATGATTGGCAATAAAGAGTCATTTGGTTTGCCGCTGGACGAGCACGAGCATGAATACCTGGAAGATTACGTGGGTAATACTGCCTTGTTGATGCGCATGTTTATTTTCATCCTGCTCGGGTCACAAGTGAACTTCCACTTACTTAAAGAATATCTGGGTGTTGGTTTGATGTTGTTGTTTGTCTTTATTTTTATCGCTCGCCCGGTCACTGTATTTTTGTGTGCGGGCCCGGATCGCCGCGCCAAATGGAGCTGGAAAGAGCTGGTGTTTATGAGTTGGACCCGCGAAACCGGCGTGATTCCCGCCGCCCTGGTGGGGATTCTGGCGGGTATGAAGGTGCCCGGTATCGATGTAGTTGGCGCTATCACCTTTATCTTTATTCTCGGGACTATTTTGATTCAAGCGCCCACTACCGCCCTGTTGGCGGGTAAGTTGGGGCTATTGAAATCACAGGAAAAGTCAGAATAA